The following nucleotide sequence is from Mucilaginibacter sp. cycad4.
TCGAAAAGAGCGGCATTGGCATCACTGCTGCAAAGTGATGCGGCTAAAAGAGCGGTTCAAACCCAGTTGATAGCTGATATAGCAAACGCTTATTATAACCTGCTGGCGCTTGATGAGCAATTGGCTATCACTCAGCAAACGCTTACCATAAGGGTAAAAGATGTAGAGACCGTAAAAGCCCTGAAGGAAGGCGCTGTTGTAAACGGCGCGGCTGTGGTACAAAGCGAAGCTAACCGCTATGCCGCCGAAGTTACCATACCCGATCTTAAACAAAGCATCCGTGAAGCCGAGAACGCATTAAGCATTTTATTGGCAAGGGCCCCCGGTACTATCAAACGCACAACACTGGGCGATCAGAAACCGCTAGCAGACCTAAAGACGGGCATCCCATCCCAGCTGTTGAAAAACCGCCCGGATGTACAGGAGGCCGAGTTTGCGTTCAGGAGCGCGTTTGAAAATACCAACCTGGCGCGTACCTATTTTTATCCGCAGCTTACCATTACCGGGCAGGCGGGCTTATCAACCCTGCAGCTGAAGAACTTTTTTGATCATTCCATCTTTTACAATTTTGTTGGCGGCATTACCCAGCCCATTTTTAACAAAGGTCAAAACCGGGCACGTTTAAGAACGGCACAAGCCCAGCAACAGGAAGCATATTATGCTTATCAAAAATCGTTGCTCACGGCAGGGCAGGAGGTAACCAATGCGTTGTTCTCCTACCAAAATGCCATTGAAAAACAAGGCTCAAGGGTTAAACAGTTACAGGCGCTCGAAAAATCGGTTGATTATACCAAAGAGTTGCTGCGGTATAGTTCGGCTACAAATTATACCGACGTTTTAACTTCAGAACAAAACTTACTTGCTGCCCAGTTAAGCGGCGTTAACGATCATTTGCAGGAACTGCAGGCTATAGTTAACCTTTACCGCGCTTTGGGCGGCGGCTGGAAATAGAAGGCATTAATCCCCTGTTAATCGTGAAGCCCGGTTTGCAATTGAGCTGCCGGGCTTATTTATTACCAGTGGTGATTTTGACATATTTTGAAGTTGTTTAAACATTTATTATCTATGCCAACTAATTGATTTTTGTAAAACCTGTTATAATACAATCATCTAAACCAAATTGATAATTTAATTATGGTTAATTATTTATTAATGAGTAAATTAAAGTGAATTCTGATTGTGATTGAGAGGTTAAAACATGGGAAGTAAAGAACGGATATTAAGGCAAAAGGATGATACCCGCCGAAAGATACTTGATGCTGCGTTGGATATGATCAAATGTGAGGGCTGTGATGCGTTAAGTATGCGGAAACTTGCTGAGCATATCGAGTACACGGCTCCCGCTATTTACGAGTATTTTGAAAGCAAGGAAGCTTTGTACACCGAGCTTGCCCGCAAGGGGCACCTGAAGCTGGCCGCCATGGTAAAACTGGCAAAAGAAGCATCTACAGACGCCATTGAACAGATGGAGGCTATGTGGCTGGCCTACTGGAGCTTTGCAATTGCCTATAAAGAGCTTTACCAATTGATGTTTGCTGTTGGTACGGGTTGCAGCCCGATAGAAAACCGGATAGCAGAAGCACTGGTTTTTCCGGAGGCGGTTTCTGAAGTGATCCGCACGCTATACGCACCCCGCGAAGTAAGTGATGAAGAGGTTCAAAAAAAATATTACACTTATTGGGCGGTAATTCATGGGTTGATAGCCATTAACATGATCCAGCTCACCCGGGATGAAAAAATGAACCAGGAGATCCTGATTGGCGCTATAAGAGGGATCACAGCGTTGATAACTACCTAAAGCTATGATTGATAAGGAGCGGATTTTAAGCGGCAGTGAAGGGCTTTTTCTTGAAGCGGGAATAAAAAGCATTACCATGGATGATATTGCCCGGCATTTAGGGATCTCCAAAAAAACAATTTATCAGCATTTTAAAGATAAAAATGAGCTTGTTACCGCCCTTGTAAAAAAGAGGCTTGCCGGTGATGAGGCAAATCTTTGCGCTATCATCAGTGATGCTGGCAATATGATGGATGAAATGGTTGAGTTAACCAGGTGCACAGGAGAGATCTTTTCAAGGGTGCATCCTGTTGTATTGCATGACCTGCAAAAACACCATCACGAAGGCTGGGAGCTGTACCTGCAATTTAAAACGGGTTTCCTGGTAAATATTATCGGGAAGCTTTTAAAAAAGGGTATTGATCAGGGCTATGTCCGTCCCGAAATTGATGCCAGGATCATAGCCATTATGCGGGTTAACCAGATTGAGCTTGGTTTTAACGCCTCTGTATATCCCCATGCCGAATTTAATTTATGGGATGTTCAGCTGCAGCTTTTAAATCATTTTAACTACGGCGTGTGTACGCTAAAGGGTATCGCCGTTTTAAATAATCCCGACTAATCAGTTACCGTTGAGGCATTATGGTCCGGATGCCATTTTCTCCTGCTATAATTGCTTTAGCTGCTATCTGATAAAATAGGGAATGCTCAACAACACCCGGTATCATTTTAACCAGGGTATTTAATGTGGCCGGTTCGGGCAGTTCTGTAAATTGTATGTCGACCAGCATATTGCCATTGTCTGATATTAAAGCGCCGTCTTTTTGTGTGCTCATGCGCTGGGTAAGCGTAGCTTGAGGAAATAAGGCTACCAGTTTTGCCAGTACAATTTGTAAGGCCTGTGGCAGGATCTCTATAACCAGCGGATATGTAGCGTTAAGTTGGGCTGAGAATTTTCCTTCATCGCCCAGCAAAATAAATTCCTTTGCCATTGAAGCCAATACTTTTTCGGTAGTATGGATGCCGCCGCCGCTTTTCAGGGCGTTAAGCTCGCTGTCAAACTGGTCACAGCCATCAAAGTAGATGTCAAGTTTATGAAGCAGGGCGGGCGATTGGATCCGTAGCCCGTGTTTACTTAACAACTGAGTTGTTTTGAATGATGACGAGGTAAATGTTAACGAAGCTGCAAGCTCAGGATTTTGGGCTAACATATTAACCAAATGAGCTATGGTGCTCCCGGCGCCCAAACCAATAATCTGATTGGGGGTAATCAAGGTTAAAGCGGCTTTAGCTGCTTCCAGTTTATAATCCGACATGGCGCTAAGATACAGCACCTGCCGCTAATAACCTTGGTCAATTTACTCTTTTAGTCGTCTATGCCCTCCCACAAGTGACTTTGTACTGTTGATATTATATGCGTTTTCATGTTATGTTAATCGTTATATTTTATACTTCTGTTATTTTTAAAAGATCGCTGCAATTGCTTAGTTCATCTTATATTAATGCAGACGAATCAGCAACAAAAACATTTTAAAATTTTTATTTAAAATTTCGCCCCTTGTGAAATACCTCTTTTTGTTTGCTTTGCTGAACCTGCCCTTTGTTTGAACCTGCCGGATGAGGTGCAGTTGTTTCATCGCTTCGGGATAATGTCATTACCGGCTGATCATCGTTGCCAACAGTTGTGAGTGTGCTTAACAGTTTTGATAAATTGAAACAACGCCGTATGATAACGTGGATCACCTTGCCCTCAATTTGTAAAACGCCCTCAACCATGAGTAAACGAGATTGAACAATATCCTTACGGTACTTATCAAAAATCTTTTCCCAGGCTACCAAATTGGCAAAGCCGGTTTCATCTTCAATAGTGATAAACAGGATCCCTTTTGCTGTACCCGGTCTTTGCCGCACAGTTACCAGGCCGGCCACTTTTATTTTATCCCCGTTTTTAAGATTAGATAATTGAGCGGTTGGGGTCACCTGCAGCATATTAAGCTGCTGTCGTAAAAAACTCACCGGATGTGCTTTTACGGATAAACCGGTAGCGGCGTAATCCTGTACCACATGTTCGGCATCTGTCATAAACGGCAAACTAATCTGGGTTTCTTTAGTGCTTTCTGATGGTTGTCCGGCAAACAAGCCAATTGGTTTATCACTAAGTGCCGGCACTTCCCAGAGTGCAGCACGGCGGTCAAGGTTAAGCGACCTGAATGCGTCGGCATCGGTAAGTTTTTCAATTTGGGTTTGAGGCACGCCGGAGTCGCTTAAGTGGCTGATACTGGTATACCCCGTATCACGACGGGCTACGAGGGCTTGCATATCGTTTTCGTTAAGCCCTTTAACCTGCCTGAAACCTAAGCGCAATGCCCGGTAATCGCCATCCTGCTCTTCAAGGGTGTTATCCCAAAACGAGTGGTTAATATCTACAGGCCGTACTATTACACCGTGTCTTTCCGCATCAATAACAATTTGAGCCGGCTGATAAAAACCCATGGGCTGGCTGTTTAACAAGGTAGCCGCAAATACATCGGGATAATAATATTTAAGCCAGGAGGAAATATAAACCAAATGCGCGAACGATGCTGCATGGCTTTCAGGGAAGCCATAACTACCAAAGCCTTCCAGCTGTTTAAAAATGCGATGGGCAAAATCTTCTTCGTAACCTCTCCTTGTCATGCCATCTACCAGTTTTTGGCGAAACTGGCTCACTAATCCCTTAGCCTTAAAAGTGGCCATGCTCCGGCGTAGCTGATCGGCCTCGGCAGCGGTAAACTCTGCCGCTACCATTGCTATTTCCATAGCCTGCTCCTGAAACAGCGGTACGCCTTTAGTTCGGCCTAATATTCTCCGAAGTTCTTCTTTAGGATAGCTTTCTTCTTCTAACCCGTCGCGGCGCCTCAGGTAAGGATGAACCATATCGCCCTGGATAGGGCCGGGGCGTACGATGGCAACTTCAATCACCAGATCATAAAATTCCCGTGGTTTAAGTCTTGGCAGCATCGACATTTGGGCACGGCTTTCTATCTGGAAAACGCCCAATGTATCGGCATCGCATATCATATCGTAAACCTTAGGGTCTTCCCGCGGAACGTTCTTTAAATCGTATGCAATGCCATAATGCTGCTTAATGAGGTCGAAGCTTTTGCGAATACAGGTAAGCATTCCAAGGCCAAGTACATCTACTTTAAGGATACCAAGCGCTTCCAGATCGTCCTTGTTCCATTCCAGTTGTGTGCGCTCTTCCATACGGGCATTCATTACCGGGCATATATCTGATAGTTTGCCCTGGGTAATAACAAAACCACCGGTATGCTGGCCTAACTGACGCGGAAAACCCATTAACTGTTCGGTAAGCACTAACACTTTATGCAATGCCGGGTCATCAGGATTTAATCCCTGATCAATGATCCGTTGACGGTCAAAGGCTTCTTCCGAAAAATCCCATATGGCGCCCGACAGGCGGTTAATGGTATCTACAGATAGGCCCATGGCTTTGCCAACATCACGGATGGCACCCTTATGCCGTTCCTGTGTAACAGTAGCTACAATGGCCGAGCGGTCGCGGCCATATTCACTGTAGATCCATTGGATGATCTCTTCCCTGCGCTCATGCTCAAAATCGACATCAATATCGGGCCATTCATCACGCGCATCCGACATAAAACGGGAAAAAAGTAATTGGGTTTCTGTAGGATCGACAGCGGTAATGGCTAAACAATAACATACTGTAGAGTTAGCCGCCGAACCGCGCCCCTGGTAAAGTATGCCCAATTCTGCCGCTTTGCGGGTATACTTGTAAACCCTTAAAAAATAGGGGGCAAGTTGTTTCCTCCCAATAAAGGCAAGCTCAAATTCTATCTGTTGTTTAATTTTGTCAGGTACATTGTTGTTGTACCGCTGGCGGGCACCCTGCCAGGTAAACTGGGTTAGGCGCTGTTGTGGGGTAAGTCCGTCGGTGCTGGGTTCTTCGGGCTCAATGTATTTAAGGGTATCTAATGAAAACTGGCAGGCTTCGGCTATTTCGACAGTGCGGGCTATGGCATCAGGGTACTGGCGAAAAAGGCGTTCCATCTCTTCGGTGCTTTTTAAATACCGTTCGGCATTGGCATTAAGCTTAAAACCGGCATTATGAATAGTGCACTTTTCCCGTACGCAGGTAACAATATCCTGAAGTTGCCTGCGGGCAGGTTCGTGGTAATGTACATCGTTGGTAGCCACAATGGGGATGCCTGATTGTGCCAGCCTGTGAAGCCGTTTGCCATCATCAATATTATAGGCACGTGAAGCAGCAAGATAAAGTTCATGGCCCAATGCTTCCTGGTACTCTTTTAAATCAGCTTTAAAAGTTTCGTCAAAATCAAAACGGCTGTTGAGCGCTTCGGGTGGAACCGCTATAAATTTAATGCCTTTAGCATATTCATACACATCCTGTTTATACAAGTGGCACTGACCCTTTTCTGCCCGAAGGTTTCCCTTTGTAAGCAGCCCTGAAAGGCGCGACCAGGCATCCATATCTGTTGGGTAAGCAAGCAGGCTGGCTCCATCAAGCAGGTCAAGGCGGCAAGCCGGGATAATTTTAATATCGACATTGTCTGGCCTGGCAGCTAAGTGCGCCCGTACTACACCGGCTACACTGTTACGGTCGGTAATGGCAATTTTAGTGTGCCCGAGCGCCGCTGCCTGGGTTACCAGTTCCTCGGGGTGCGATCCTCCCCGTAAAAAACTGAAATTGGTGGTTACCTGTAATTCTGAGTAACTCATAATACGCTATGCAAAAAATCCGTGAATAAACCATTGCCCTGCCTGGCTGCCCGTATAATGTCCCGATCTGAATAACCAATAACGTCTGCCATCCTGATCTTCAACCTGGTAATAATCGCGGTGCTCACCCTCGTCAAGCCACCACTCGCGTTCTATACGCTCAGGGCCGTCAGATCTTTTAATATGGTGTGTTTCATTTTTGTAGATGAACAGCATTGGCGGATAATCGGGAATAGGAGAGGTTACCTCTATCGGCTGTGGGCGGGGGAGTAAAATAGACGGACGGGGGCGGTCTTTTCGCCAGTTGGTCTGCGGTTTTTCATTAATGGAGATTGCCGGTTTGATGCTCCTTTCGGGCCAGTAACGTTCCAGGGGGAGATAACGGTGGATACTTCCTGCTCCAATTTTATTGGCTAACCTGTCTAATAGCTCTGCCAGGCCGGTATCGTCAAGGCCGCAGCTTTCTGATTGCCATAATACTTCCTGTTCGGGCTCTGCATCGTCAATTTTTGGTGCTTCGAGTGTAAAAAGTTCAATGCCTAATGCAGGTTCCAGTGTAGGGATTTTGAGTTCAAATAACTTGAACAAGTGACCAATATGATGCGATGCGCGATTAGTACCGATATCAGCACTGATCACCTGTCCATCCACCCGGTAACATTTTAAAATAGCCGTCCGCAAGCCTTTACCTTCACCTTGTAAACGGGTGCAAAGTTTTTCGAGCAGGGTTTTAATGGCAATTTCTATCCCGGTAGCTGTGCGGATAGGTTCCAGGCAGGGTAATCTTTCTGAATAGGGCTCAACAGGATGTAATAATTGCAAAGGTTCGTCCACATTGCCCAAGGCCTGGTCAAGCCTTAACAATAATTCCTGCCCAAAACGACGGCGCAATACCGAGCGGCCCATGTTTATGAAGGTTTTGATAGTATAAAACCCAAGTTTTTGCAGCCTTTCAATAACCAGTGGTTCAAGGCGCAGGGCGGCAGGAGGCAACGGGAGCAATGCATCGGCTTGTTCACCGGATGGGATAATTGGTTTTATTTTACCAAAACGGGCTACTGCCCATGCTGCACCCGGTGTATCGGCCATGGCCCCACGAACGTCATAGCCCTTGCTTCTTAAACGGGTAACAATTTCTTTTAAATAATCCCTTTCGCCACCCCATAAATGAGCGCAGCCTGAAATATCAAGCAGTAACCCATCGGGCAAATCAACAGCTATCAGCGGCGAATAACGGATACACCACTCGCCCAAAGCACGAAGCAGCTTATCAGCCTGACCGGGTATATCATCAATAACCTGAAGGTTAACTATAATGGCTTTTGCATCGGCAGCCGTCATGCCGGTGGTTACACCCTGCGCTTCGGCCAGTGCGTTGGCAGCCGTAATGATAATACGGCCACGAACAGGTGAGGCAAAAACAAAAGGAACTGTTTTAAGCTCGGGCCGGCGAAGTGTGAGCCAGTCTGTCAGTAAATGACGAAACCATAAAGAAATAAAACGCCTGTTCATCATATCTCACTAACCGGCTATCCTTTCGTGTAAATTTATTTGTGCAGCTTTTTCTTCTTCTACAGGTATAAAATGGCCATCGGTCCATTCCAGTTTCCAGGTGCCGGGGTTGCCATTGCGTACCCGTAACAGGTCAATCTGCCATCGGGGGAAACCAATACCTGGTAAATCATCATGGGGCTCACTTGGCAGGGGCGTTATTTGCCAGCGGGCTACACAGGTTGTTGAACCAAGTTTACGCGGATCGTTACGCAGCAAAAATCCGGTTACTTTACTGTTTTCAACTGCAAGCTGTAAACGCCGTGATTGTGCAAAACTGATCTCCTGTACTTCGGCTATTACCGCGGCGAGGCCTTCACATTTTAAGGCTTCTTCCATGGCCCAAAGCAGGTCTTTTTCGCGTTGAACATCAATAAAAATTATCCGGTGGGGTTCTACATCATAATTTGCTAAAGCCGCCGGAAATAGCTGACGGTGCATACTTACCCACAAGCACACACCGCCTTGCTTCATAAGCCGGGTAAGCAAACCTGCTATCAGTCCCCCGGTAGCTGCAGCATGCTCGGGAGTGGGGCATATCATTTCATGTATTGTACCGGTAGGAAAAACACCATTTGGAAAAGCAGACTCAAGCGGGCCCAAGCCAATACCTTTAACTTGACACGCCAAAGGCGGAGTAAAGCCCTGCCAAAGCAAAATATCTTTTTGCAAACGGCTGATGATATCTTTTTGAGCTCCCGGCATTACGTTGTCATTTAATTAAAATCACAGCTTTTATACTAAATACCGTATCAAAAATACTGCTGATGAATTTGAATGACAAATATAATGCTAAAAATATTAGTATTTGTTAATTAGTGGGTAAATTTTGTAATTAATTGATTTTTAATTGAATGATGGTGTGTTGGGCTTGATTGATACATGTTGTTAGCTAAAATACTATAGTCGTCAACTTAAGGATAAAAAGCGGGGAGAATGTGCGGCTCCCCTCTTGAGAGAGTAACAGCCCATTATTAGATAGCAATGGAAAATGTAAGGCCGTATAGTTGACTCACCCGGTCTACGCTACGCTGGATCACCCCTCTATCCTTCGGATAAAGAGGGTAAGAAAAAACAAATTAAAATCCCCTCTTTACGCTTGCGTAGAGAGGGGTGACGAGCGCAGCGATGTCGGGGTGAGTCGATATGCGCGATGATTTTAGTCATTATGTCTAACGAAAGGCTATTACTCTTGAGAGGGGTGTGTTTCTGCTTTGATAAGCTTACCGCAGAAACACACCCCTGCTACCGCTCATTTCTCCTCTCAAAAGGGGATTTTAAAATCCTTTATTCGTTTAATTGCTTCAGTTAACGGTTTTTGCTTAAAATACGGGCTTATCAATTTCCATATCCTTTATTTTCCAGGCAGTTTTTAATTGTTGTTTTATTTTATTTAAAGCTGTGGCATTACTTGTATTTTGATAGGCCAGCTGAAGCCCGGTTAATGCCCAGCCATTGTTGGGGTTAATTACAAGATCTTTATTGAATACAGCTATGGCTTCATTGTACCTGCCTGCTTTTAACAAAGCATTACCAAGGTATTGCCTCGCAGGCAGGGGCCAGTCGCGCGGTTCGTTATAGATCAGGTGATCTTCGGTGGTAACGGCCTTTTGTAAGATATTAATGGCTTCGCTGTATTTTTTTTCGGCGGCGGCAATAGTACCCTGTAACATAAGGCTGGCAATGCCTGCAGATTCATAAGCACTGCTGAAGTTATCAATCGGCGCCTTTAATGATGGATCCTGCATTTTGGTTTCCAGCATTTTTAGCTCATCCCTGGCATTGATAATATTGCCCTTGTTACACCATGCCAGCCCTTTTGAAAAATGCAGTAATGCCGATGCGTAAACAAGTGAATCAACAGGTTTGATATTTAAAATATCTGCCCATTTACCAAAACGAACTGCCGTTAATACCGGCTGCATATAAACATACTGGAAAAAATTACCATCGGCACCCTTTGCAGCTAAATAATAGGAGGGCAATGCTGCCCTGGCATCATTAGCGGCGGCAAGGGCCATTTGATAATTGCCGGCCATTTGCGCACAATTTACTTTTAAATGGATGTTATGGATCTTATATAAGATATCTCCGTTTGCTACGGGGCTGTATTGTTCCAGGTAAGTATTAAAACCTGCAACAGCGGCTGTGTTATTTGTAATGCCCTGCTCATAATTGCCGGTACGGATGTAAATATGTGAAGGCATATGTGTTATATGCGATACCTGCGGCATCAGGGTATCCAACAAATGGGCGCTCTTTAATGCCATTTGCGGTGTTGCCGAAGCCTCCATAGTGTGGATGTAAAAATGATTGGCCCCGGGATGTTTGGGGGAAATGACTAAGGCTTGTTCTAACAGCGAGCGGATTTGCGGCGTCCATGGTTTGGGCGTAAAGTCATGGGCATACAGGTCCCAGGGGTGGAGCAACAGTAAAGCATCAGCATATAGTGTCAATACCTCGGCATTTTTAGGATACTTTGAATATACTGCCTGCATGGCACCGGCATAATTGGTTCTTAACTGTTTTACAGTAAGGCCGCTGTCTTTACTGTAGCGATGCTGCATAGCGGCAATAAGCTCTTTTTCGAGCGGGGTGCAATTGGTGCTCAGTTTCTTGCTTTTTTCTGATGCTTCATAGGCATCAGCCGGCGGGGCATAACCGTTAGGATAATTAATGGTTGGGCCCATAGCCAATGATTTACCATACCAGGCCATCGCACAGTCGGGATCAAAACGGGTAGCTTTGATAAAAGATGCTATTGCTTCAATAGAATGAAAAGCATAATACATGCTTATGCCCTGGTTAAAATAAAATTGTGCACTATCTGATGATGCGGTGATTTTCCATTGATAATTCCCCCAGCCTTTTAATGCCGGGATCTCCGGGATGCTATCTGCGCCGTTATACACAAAACCACATACCACTGCCCGTTTAACGGTACCTTTGTAAAAGACAGCCGTTGATGTCGCGGTGTTTTTTTGATAACGGTAGTAAAAGGACTGCGCCGTGAAAAAAACAACGATCAATCCAAAAAAGCTTTTGATTAAAAGGAGTTTGTTTTTCATTGTGTACATTGATTAGGTATATGCAATTTAAGCTTTTTATCAAACTAATGCAGCTAATATTGGTTAGATGGGTATACACTTTAAAAGGCTTCTAAAATGGCGCATAATATAATAACTGTAAACGAAAACGAGGGGCAAACGCTTTCTGTAGTTGGTGATACCTACCGGGTCATTGTTTCGGGAAAGCAAACCAGTGGGGCTTATGCCGTTATTGATATGCTTGTGCCGCCGGGTGGTGGTCCGGGGCCACATGCCCATGCAGATATCCAGGAGTCATTTTATGTTATTGAGGGCGAGG
It contains:
- a CDS encoding efflux transporter outer membrane subunit — encoded protein: MIHSYKRQILATLAATAVFASCVTKKYQQPVVNTDKLYRDTTISDTTSMAGMPVNQLFSDMVLVNLIKEGLRENLDLKTAVQRINEAQATFNQSKAAYLPSLEGSGTVTRAKTSAASLNFPPEFANSFNLKTTTYQAALSTSWEADIWGKLSSSKRAALASLLQSDAAKRAVQTQLIADIANAYYNLLALDEQLAITQQTLTIRVKDVETVKALKEGAVVNGAAVVQSEANRYAAEVTIPDLKQSIREAENALSILLARAPGTIKRTTLGDQKPLADLKTGIPSQLLKNRPDVQEAEFAFRSAFENTNLARTYFYPQLTITGQAGLSTLQLKNFFDHSIFYNFVGGITQPIFNKGQNRARLRTAQAQQQEAYYAYQKSLLTAGQEVTNALFSYQNAIEKQGSRVKQLQALEKSVDYTKELLRYSSATNYTDVLTSEQNLLAAQLSGVNDHLQELQAIVNLYRALGGGWK
- a CDS encoding TetR/AcrR family transcriptional regulator, with product MGSKERILRQKDDTRRKILDAALDMIKCEGCDALSMRKLAEHIEYTAPAIYEYFESKEALYTELARKGHLKLAAMVKLAKEASTDAIEQMEAMWLAYWSFAIAYKELYQLMFAVGTGCSPIENRIAEALVFPEAVSEVIRTLYAPREVSDEEVQKKYYTYWAVIHGLIAINMIQLTRDEKMNQEILIGAIRGITALITT
- a CDS encoding TetR/AcrR family transcriptional regulator; amino-acid sequence: MIDKERILSGSEGLFLEAGIKSITMDDIARHLGISKKTIYQHFKDKNELVTALVKKRLAGDEANLCAIISDAGNMMDEMVELTRCTGEIFSRVHPVVLHDLQKHHHEGWELYLQFKTGFLVNIIGKLLKKGIDQGYVRPEIDARIIAIMRVNQIELGFNASVYPHAEFNLWDVQLQLLNHFNYGVCTLKGIAVLNNPD
- the rpiA gene encoding ribose 5-phosphate isomerase A; this translates as MSDYKLEAAKAALTLITPNQIIGLGAGSTIAHLVNMLAQNPELAASLTFTSSSFKTTQLLSKHGLRIQSPALLHKLDIYFDGCDQFDSELNALKSGGGIHTTEKVLASMAKEFILLGDEGKFSAQLNATYPLVIEILPQALQIVLAKLVALFPQATLTQRMSTQKDGALISDNGNMLVDIQFTELPEPATLNTLVKMIPGVVEHSLFYQIAAKAIIAGENGIRTIMPQR
- a CDS encoding error-prone DNA polymerase; the encoded protein is MSYSELQVTTNFSFLRGGSHPEELVTQAAALGHTKIAITDRNSVAGVVRAHLAARPDNVDIKIIPACRLDLLDGASLLAYPTDMDAWSRLSGLLTKGNLRAEKGQCHLYKQDVYEYAKGIKFIAVPPEALNSRFDFDETFKADLKEYQEALGHELYLAASRAYNIDDGKRLHRLAQSGIPIVATNDVHYHEPARRQLQDIVTCVREKCTIHNAGFKLNANAERYLKSTEEMERLFRQYPDAIARTVEIAEACQFSLDTLKYIEPEEPSTDGLTPQQRLTQFTWQGARQRYNNNVPDKIKQQIEFELAFIGRKQLAPYFLRVYKYTRKAAELGILYQGRGSAANSTVCYCLAITAVDPTETQLLFSRFMSDARDEWPDIDVDFEHERREEIIQWIYSEYGRDRSAIVATVTQERHKGAIRDVGKAMGLSVDTINRLSGAIWDFSEEAFDRQRIIDQGLNPDDPALHKVLVLTEQLMGFPRQLGQHTGGFVITQGKLSDICPVMNARMEERTQLEWNKDDLEALGILKVDVLGLGMLTCIRKSFDLIKQHYGIAYDLKNVPREDPKVYDMICDADTLGVFQIESRAQMSMLPRLKPREFYDLVIEVAIVRPGPIQGDMVHPYLRRRDGLEEESYPKEELRRILGRTKGVPLFQEQAMEIAMVAAEFTAAEADQLRRSMATFKAKGLVSQFRQKLVDGMTRRGYEEDFAHRIFKQLEGFGSYGFPESHAASFAHLVYISSWLKYYYPDVFAATLLNSQPMGFYQPAQIVIDAERHGVIVRPVDINHSFWDNTLEEQDGDYRALRLGFRQVKGLNENDMQALVARRDTGYTSISHLSDSGVPQTQIEKLTDADAFRSLNLDRRAALWEVPALSDKPIGLFAGQPSESTKETQISLPFMTDAEHVVQDYAATGLSVKAHPVSFLRQQLNMLQVTPTAQLSNLKNGDKIKVAGLVTVRQRPGTAKGILFITIEDETGFANLVAWEKIFDKYRKDIVQSRLLMVEGVLQIEGKVIHVIIRRCFNLSKLLSTLTTVGNDDQPVMTLSRSDETTAPHPAGSNKGQVQQSKQKEVFHKGRNFK
- a CDS encoding DNA polymerase Y family protein translates to MMNRRFISLWFRHLLTDWLTLRRPELKTVPFVFASPVRGRIIITAANALAEAQGVTTGMTAADAKAIIVNLQVIDDIPGQADKLLRALGEWCIRYSPLIAVDLPDGLLLDISGCAHLWGGERDYLKEIVTRLRSKGYDVRGAMADTPGAAWAVARFGKIKPIIPSGEQADALLPLPPAALRLEPLVIERLQKLGFYTIKTFINMGRSVLRRRFGQELLLRLDQALGNVDEPLQLLHPVEPYSERLPCLEPIRTATGIEIAIKTLLEKLCTRLQGEGKGLRTAILKCYRVDGQVISADIGTNRASHHIGHLFKLFELKIPTLEPALGIELFTLEAPKIDDAEPEQEVLWQSESCGLDDTGLAELLDRLANKIGAGSIHRYLPLERYWPERSIKPAISINEKPQTNWRKDRPRPSILLPRPQPIEVTSPIPDYPPMLFIYKNETHHIKRSDGPERIEREWWLDEGEHRDYYQVEDQDGRRYWLFRSGHYTGSQAGQWFIHGFFA
- a CDS encoding Error-prone repair protein ImuA: MPGAQKDIISRLQKDILLWQGFTPPLACQVKGIGLGPLESAFPNGVFPTGTIHEMICPTPEHAAATGGLIAGLLTRLMKQGGVCLWVSMHRQLFPAALANYDVEPHRIIFIDVQREKDLLWAMEEALKCEGLAAVIAEVQEISFAQSRRLQLAVENSKVTGFLLRNDPRKLGSTTCVARWQITPLPSEPHDDLPGIGFPRWQIDLLRVRNGNPGTWKLEWTDGHFIPVEEEKAAQINLHERIAG
- a CDS encoding tetratricopeptide repeat protein — protein: MKNKLLLIKSFFGLIVVFFTAQSFYYRYQKNTATSTAVFYKGTVKRAVVCGFVYNGADSIPEIPALKGWGNYQWKITASSDSAQFYFNQGISMYYAFHSIEAIASFIKATRFDPDCAMAWYGKSLAMGPTINYPNGYAPPADAYEASEKSKKLSTNCTPLEKELIAAMQHRYSKDSGLTVKQLRTNYAGAMQAVYSKYPKNAEVLTLYADALLLLHPWDLYAHDFTPKPWTPQIRSLLEQALVISPKHPGANHFYIHTMEASATPQMALKSAHLLDTLMPQVSHITHMPSHIYIRTGNYEQGITNNTAAVAGFNTYLEQYSPVANGDILYKIHNIHLKVNCAQMAGNYQMALAAANDARAALPSYYLAAKGADGNFFQYVYMQPVLTAVRFGKWADILNIKPVDSLVYASALLHFSKGLAWCNKGNIINARDELKMLETKMQDPSLKAPIDNFSSAYESAGIASLMLQGTIAAAEKKYSEAINILQKAVTTEDHLIYNEPRDWPLPARQYLGNALLKAGRYNEAIAVFNKDLVINPNNGWALTGLQLAYQNTSNATALNKIKQQLKTAWKIKDMEIDKPVF